GCGGCGCTCGTCCCTCCGATGGCAACCGGGCGGGGCGATTCCGTCTGCGGCGCGGTGCGGTCTGCGAGGGCGGCGCCTTGGGTGGGGGTGGGGACACCTGGCGGTGCCACCGTGGGCGGAGTGGGCCGGAGGACAGCGGGTTGGGGCGCGGCTTCGCTCGGACTCGCGGCGCTCGTCCCTCCGGTGGCAACCGGGCGGGGCGATTCCGTCTGCGGCGCGGTGCGGTCTGCGAGGGGGGCGCTTTGGGTGGGGGTGGGGACACCCTGCGGTGCCACCGTGGGCGGAGTGGGCCGGAGGACAGCGGGTTGGGGCGCGCCTTCGCTCGGACTCGCGGCGCTCGTCCCTCCGATGGCAACCGGGCGGGGCGACTCCGTCTGCGGCGCGGTGCGGTCGCCGAATGCAAGACTTTGGGCAGTGCCCTGGGGCGCGGGAACCCCTCCACGTGGGCCGATTCGCGCCATTCCGGCGGCAGGCGGCCCGCCTGGGTTGGGGCGAGTCCCGGCGCCATCCGATCGACCCTCCACTCCGCGCTCCAGCGGCGTGCCGTTCGGAGCCGCGCCCGACTGGATCGGCCGGTCGGCGAATGGGTCCGACAACGCCTTGCTCGGAGCCGGCCCGGTTTGCATCGGCGCGGGTTCCGTCTCCGGAGGCTGCTCCGATCCGGAGGTGACCGGAGCGGCCTTGGGCGATGCCCCCGCGGCGGAGACTGCCACGATGGCAGGGTCCCGGATTCCCAACACGTCTTCCGGCGTCGTGCCCGGAGGCCTCGCCAGACTCGGGACGGATCCCGACGCGGCGGGGCTTTCCGCGCCGACAACCGCCTGAGGCGTTCCCATCGGCAACCCGGGTCGGATCGCATCCTCCTGCCAGGCGGGATCCCCACCGGGGACCGCGAACCTGCTGTTCCCCGCTGCAAGGCTGTTCTCCGCCAGCGGCCGGCTCACGTCGTGTCCGGCCTGACCTGCATGGGGGATCGCCCGCGGTCGTGCGGACGTCGAGGGCCCTTCGCCCGCTGGAACGGTCGTTGTCGCCAACGGGATCTCCGGAGATGACGTTCGCGCGCTCACTGCAACACCCTGACGGGCAGTCCCGATCACGGCGGGCGTCCCCGGCTCCCGCGGAACGAACCTCGGCGCCGGTTCGTATCCCGAAGCGGACGGGCGACTGAAAGGGTGATCCTCGGCGGAGTGGGATCGCGTTTCCCGATTCGCGTCGTGGACGGCCTCGCCGTGAGGCGTACCCGGCAGGGTCGGCGGGGGGGCAATCATCCCCGGTGCGGTGTCCCCGACCACGGGCCATGACTCCAGCACGGGGGGGATGACCCGATCCGTTTCGGGTCCCACGCCCCCGCCGTCGCTCCATGCCGCCGCCGGGTCCGGTTCGACCGTCGTCCGCCCGTTCACCGTCGGCTCCCCAGCCTTCGTGGACGCCGCCGCGACGACTGAGATCCCGCCGGCTGGCGGGACCCTGGGAACAGGCATGCTTTCGGCGGCCTCTGGCCTTGGCCCCGGTGCGGACATCGTCTGCCGATCCGGGCCACGCTGGGGCAGGGCCGGACTCCATGTCGGAACGGGATTCGAACCGGGCTGGATCGTGACGGGCCGAGTGGCTTCCGCGGAAACGTCCGCCTCGCCCCGAGGAAGATCGGCCCGCCGGCCGGGTCCCACGGTCGAAGTCGGGACCGATGCCTCAACCGGGCCGGCGTTCGCATCGCGCACCTCGGGGGCGGCCCCGCGATGGGTTTCCCCCTGCACCAGGGCACGCGCCACCAGGGCCGGGAAATCGGACACCCCCGGAATGACCGGTTCGCCGGCGGATGCCGGTCCCGCCGTTGCGCCCGGAACCATCAGGTCCACCGGACCCGGCCCGGTGCCGCCCAACCGCGCGAGAAAGCCATGGGGAGAGGTCATCGGCGGGAAGGGTTCGGAGGCGGGCGAAACACCGCCACGCGCAGTCGTTCGGCAATCGACGCGGCCATCTTCGACTCCGCCTCGCCGAGGCGCACGAACGCCTCGAGGATGGGGGCGATCTCATCCTCCTTGAGGTAGATCAGCACCTTCACGATGGTCGATTCGTCGAGCTGCCGGAGGATCGCCACCGAACCTTCGGGGCCCATGTTGGCATACACGCGGGCGAGCTTCTTGAGGTTGGCGACCTCCTCGTTGTCCACCCGCACGAGCATGGCATCCAGGTCCTGGCGCAACCGATGGACGGCTTGGGTCACCACGGTGAGTTCCATCTGCTCGGACCGCAGCCGGGCTTCGAATTCGTTGAGCTGACGGGCCCGCTCGGCCAGAGCGGACCGCTCGTTGGTCAGTTCGACCGTCAGCATCTCCAACTCAGGGTTGGAGTACTCCCACGATGGGCCGCTGCGTCGGGTGCCGCTCCCATCGGGGGACACGTCACGTGCCAGCTCCAGCTTCGGCCAGCACAGCACCGTGACGGACACGTATAACAGGGCGCCGAGCGTTCCGACACCGGTGGGGGACTGGAGGAACCGGGTCATGGTCGTGGGTCCGTCCCGTGCAGCGTCCGGGCCAGGGCGGTCCGGCGCAGGGCCAGTTCATCGATGAGCTTCGCCTCGGCCGCCCATTGGTCGCGCTGATGCCGCTGCCGCTGCTTGTCCCGGCATTGCTCGACCACCTCGCGCTGCCGGCGGGCTTCGAGCATGGCCTGGAGCGCGGAGGCGACCCCACGGTCGGCCGTGCGCAGGACCTCCACCGCCTGCGCACGACGGACATCCAGCTCGCGGAGATGATCCTGGTGCCGGGCCGCATCGCCCGCCGGCACCGCGGCGGCGAGTCGCGTGCGAAGGACATCGGCCCCACGCACCAGCTCCTCCTCGGCCGACTCCAGCGCTTCGCCGGCCTTCCGCCGTGCCATCAGCGCCGCCGCATAGCGTTCGAGGGCCTCACGTTCCTGGCGTTGCCGGACCGTCAGGACCGCCTGAAGGGTGAATCGAAACGGTTTCACGAAGTCGCTCGTTGGCCGGGTGCGGGCGCCGTGGACGCGGCGGACGTGAGGGAGCGGGCCAGGCCCTCCCAGCTCTCCCGCAGGGCACAGCCCTGATCCACCGGCTGCCTCAGGAATCCCTTCAGCGGCTCATGCAGGCGGATGGCCTCGTCGATCGCCGGATTGCTGCCCGGGGGATAGGCGCCGATCCCGATCAGGTCCTGGTTGCGTCGGTACACCGCCAGCGCCTCGCGCGCCCGCCCCGCCAGGTCGCGCTGTTCCGCCGAGGTCAGATCCCGCACCAACCGGCTCACACTCTCCAGCACGTCGATCGCCGGGTAGTGGTTCTGGGTGGCCAGTTCCCGCGTCAGCACGATGTGCCCGTCGAGGATCGACCGCACCGCGTCGGCGATCGGGTCGTTCATGTCGTCCTGCTCGACCAGCACCGTGAACAGGCCGGTCATCGATCCCCGTTCGCCCGTGCCCGCCCGTTCCAGCAACTGCGGCAGCAGCGAAAACACCGAAGGGGTGTAGCCGCGCGTCGCCGGCGGTTCCCCGACCGCCAGGCCGATCTCCCGCTGCGCCATCGCGAAGCGCGTCACCGAATCCATCATCAACAGCACATTCTGTCCCTCCGATCGGAAATGCTCCGCGATGGACATCGCCACAAACGCCCCCTTCAGCCGGGCGATCGCCGGCTCGTTCGAGGTCGCCACCACCACCACCGACCGGCGCCGCCCCTCGTCCGTCAGGTCCTTCTCCAGAAACTCGCGCACTTCGCGACCCCGCTCGCCAATCAGGGCGATGACGTTCACATCCGCCTCCGACCCGCTGGCGATCATGCCCAGCAGGGTGGACTTGCCCACACCGCTCCCGGCGAAGATGCCCATGCGCTGTCCCCGTCCGCACGGCATGAAGGTGTCGATGGCCTTGACCCCTGTCCGGAACACCTGCCCGATGCGCTGCCGCTTGAGCGGGTGCGGCGGCTGCATGTGAATCGGCACGCTGTCGGCCGTCCGGATCGGACCCAGGTCATCCAGCGGCTGGCCGAGCCCTCCCAACACCCGTCCCTTCAGCGCCTCGCCCACCGGAATCCGCAGCGCCGAACCCAGGGCGATCACCTCGCTGCCCGGATGGATGCCGTGCGTCTCCCCGAGGGGCATCAGCAGGACGTGGTGGTTCCGGAACCCCACCACCTCGGCAAGCGTCGCACCCTCATGCCGGGCGGATTCGATGCGGCACATCTCCCCCACGGCGGCCAGCGGTCCCTCCGATTCCACCACCAGTCCGATGGACTGCACCACCCGGCCATGGTTGCGGACGAACGACGCCTGCTGCAGGCGCTGACGAACGGCCTCGACGCGATGCAGGGGCCGGCTGGGGGTGGAGATCCGGGGGGTCATTCGAGAAGCGATCGTTGGATGAGGTCCAGCTTGGTTTCCCTTCGCGCATCCACGATTCCGAACCGCGTCTGGACCAGGCAACCGCCCCGCGACACCTCGGGCGATCCGTGAAACCGCACGGCGCCCTCATCGTCGGGAGATGCCAGCAACGGCGATTCGACCTTTCGGAGAAGCTCCAGATCGGCCGGATGCAGGCGCACCTGGAATTCGGACGACCCCTCCACCTGGGAGAGCGCCTCGTGGACGGCCGCCTCGACCACCTCGACCGAGATGGGGATCTCGCCGACCACCTTCCGGGCAATGTCGAGGGACAGGGCCACAAGGTGCTCTTCGGTGTCCGCCACCACCTGCCCCACGGCCTTGCCCAACGCCGCGATCGCACCATCGAGCATTTCGCGGACCTGCTGCCGCTGCTGCAGGAGCTGTTCGCCGAGCGCCTTTTCGCCGTCGGCCCGTCCCCGCTCGTAGGCGGCCTGGACGTCCGCCTCGGAGAGGGCGGGCCCGGGTTCCGGCATCGCGGCACCATTCCGGACCGGGCGCACATCGCGCACCGGAGCGGTCAGGCGGATGACCTCACGCGACAATTTCATCGCCTCCCCCCCCGGCGGCGCTGAGTTCGATCTCGCCCTCGGACTCGAGCCGCCGCACCACATCGATGATCCGGCCCTGGGCGCCCTCGATGTCGCGCAGGCGCAGCGGTCCCATGAAACCGATCTCCTCGTTGACGGTCTCGGCGGCGCGCTTGGAGATGCTGGCCAGGAGCGCCTCCTTGACCCGGTCGCTGGCGGTCTTGAGAGCCATGGCCAGGTCGCGCATTTCGACTTCGCGAAGGATCTTCTGGAGCATCGCGGTGTCGAGCTGGGCGAGGTCCTCGAAGGTGAACATCTTCTGGCGGATCGCCGCCCCGAGGTCCGGGTTGCGTTCCTCGAGCCCCACCAGCAGCGCCTTGCTGGTGCTCTTGTCCATCGAGTTCAACAGATCGGCCGCCGTCTTGATGCCCCCCGTCTGGCTGAGCGCCCGGGTGTGGCGCCCGGCGATCTTCGCGTTCAGCAGCTCCACCACCCGCTCGACCACCTCGATCGGCGTCGGCGCCATCGTGGCCAGCCGTTCGATCACCTGGTCCCGCGCCTCCGTGCGCAGCAGCATCAGGAATTCCGAGCTCTTCTCCGCAGCCAGATAACTCACCACCAGCGCGATGGTCTGCGGTTGTTCCTGCTTGAGCAGGTTGAAGATCTGCCGGGCATCCATCTCCAGGATCTGCTGCATCGCCCCCGGCGTGGACCGCGCCGGCGCCACCCGCCCGATGATGCTCGAAGCCCGGAAGGGTCCGAACGACTTCTCCAGCATGTCCCGCGTAAAATCCAGCCCCCCCAGCGTGCAGGTCCCG
This DNA window, taken from Verrucomicrobiia bacterium, encodes the following:
- a CDS encoding flagellar FliJ family protein, with translation MKPFRFTLQAVLTVRQRQEREALERYAAALMARRKAGEALESAEEELVRGADVLRTRLAAAVPAGDAARHQDHLRELDVRRAQAVEVLRTADRGVASALQAMLEARRQREVVEQCRDKQRQRHQRDQWAAEAKLIDELALRRTALARTLHGTDPRP
- a CDS encoding FliI/YscN family ATPase, giving the protein MTPRISTPSRPLHRVEAVRQRLQQASFVRNHGRVVQSIGLVVESEGPLAAVGEMCRIESARHEGATLAEVVGFRNHHVLLMPLGETHGIHPGSEVIALGSALRIPVGEALKGRVLGGLGQPLDDLGPIRTADSVPIHMQPPHPLKRQRIGQVFRTGVKAIDTFMPCGRGQRMGIFAGSGVGKSTLLGMIASGSEADVNVIALIGERGREVREFLEKDLTDEGRRRSVVVVATSNEPAIARLKGAFVAMSIAEHFRSEGQNVLLMMDSVTRFAMAQREIGLAVGEPPATRGYTPSVFSLLPQLLERAGTGERGSMTGLFTVLVEQDDMNDPIADAVRSILDGHIVLTRELATQNHYPAIDVLESVSRLVRDLTSAEQRDLAGRAREALAVYRRNQDLIGIGAYPPGSNPAIDEAIRLHEPLKGFLRQPVDQGCALRESWEGLARSLTSAASTAPAPGQRATS
- the fliG gene encoding flagellar motor switch protein FliG, whose protein sequence is MATSSTETPAAPEVASMTKLQKLAALMIVLGPEGAGTLLRQMNEAEMEAVTSEMTKITVVSQEMRMEVLREFAEVAVQAGTCTLGGLDFTRDMLEKSFGPFRASSIIGRVAPARSTPGAMQQILEMDARQIFNLLKQEQPQTIALVVSYLAAEKSSEFLMLLRTEARDQVIERLATMAPTPIEVVERVVELLNAKIAGRHTRALSQTGGIKTAADLLNSMDKSTSKALLVGLEERNPDLGAAIRQKMFTFEDLAQLDTAMLQKILREVEMRDLAMALKTASDRVKEALLASISKRAAETVNEEIGFMGPLRLRDIEGAQGRIIDVVRRLESEGEIELSAAGGGGDEIVA